One stretch of Paraburkholderia fungorum DNA includes these proteins:
- the nadB gene encoding L-aspartate oxidase, whose product MEFDVAIVGSGLAGLSVALNLAETRRVAVVAKRSMTEGASDWAQGGIAAVLDSADSIENHVRDTLIAGGGLCDEAATRFIVEHGRAAIEWLIGQGVPFTKDDAAELGFHLTREGGHSHRRIIHAADATGHAVVATLSERVRRHPNITLLEDHYAIDLITSDRLGLPGRRCHGLYALDLQSGRTVTIEAPHTVLATGGAGKVYLYTTNPDTATGDGIAMAWRAGCRVSNMEFIQFHPTCLFHPYAGSFLISEAVRGEGGILKLPDGTRFMPQHDERAELAPRDIVARAIDFEIKKRGIDCVYLDISHQSPEFLHEHFPTILARCLEFGIDITKEPIPVVPAAHYTCGGVVTDLAGRTDLAGLYAVGETSCTGLHGANRLASNSLLECLVIGRSAAQAIEQEGFSAAVHAPLPDWDESRVSDPDEEVVVAHNWDELRRLMWNYVGIVRTDKRLARAKHRLALLRDEIHEYYANFKVSRDLLELRNLVDVASLIVESARSRRESRGLHFSRDWPATLPKALPTVLSPEYVRNRNV is encoded by the coding sequence ATGGAATTCGATGTGGCGATTGTCGGAAGCGGTCTGGCTGGCCTGAGCGTCGCGCTCAACCTGGCGGAGACGCGGCGGGTTGCGGTGGTCGCCAAGCGATCGATGACCGAAGGCGCGAGCGACTGGGCGCAAGGCGGCATCGCTGCGGTGCTGGACTCGGCAGACAGCATCGAAAATCACGTTCGCGATACGCTGATTGCCGGTGGCGGCCTGTGCGACGAAGCGGCAACGCGCTTTATCGTCGAGCACGGGCGTGCCGCGATCGAATGGCTGATCGGGCAAGGCGTGCCCTTTACCAAAGACGATGCCGCCGAACTCGGCTTTCATCTGACGCGTGAAGGCGGTCATAGTCATCGCCGGATCATTCATGCCGCGGACGCAACTGGCCACGCCGTGGTCGCCACGCTCAGTGAGCGCGTGCGCCGCCATCCGAACATCACACTCCTCGAAGATCACTACGCGATCGACCTGATCACGTCAGACCGCCTCGGTCTGCCGGGCCGTCGTTGCCATGGGCTTTACGCACTTGACCTGCAAAGCGGCCGCACTGTGACCATCGAAGCGCCACACACCGTGCTCGCCACTGGCGGTGCGGGCAAGGTCTACCTCTACACCACCAATCCCGACACCGCGACCGGCGACGGCATCGCGATGGCCTGGCGGGCGGGCTGTCGCGTGTCGAATATGGAATTCATCCAGTTCCACCCGACCTGCCTGTTCCATCCGTATGCAGGTTCGTTCCTGATTTCGGAAGCGGTGCGCGGTGAAGGCGGCATCCTGAAGCTGCCCGACGGCACGCGTTTCATGCCGCAGCACGACGAACGCGCCGAGCTGGCACCACGCGACATCGTCGCGCGTGCGATCGATTTCGAGATCAAGAAGCGCGGTATCGATTGCGTGTATCTCGACATCAGTCATCAATCGCCGGAATTTTTGCACGAGCACTTCCCGACGATTCTGGCGCGCTGCCTGGAATTCGGCATCGACATCACCAAAGAGCCCATCCCGGTTGTGCCGGCTGCGCACTACACGTGCGGCGGCGTCGTCACCGATCTGGCTGGTCGCACCGATCTCGCGGGCTTGTATGCCGTCGGCGAAACTTCGTGCACGGGCTTGCATGGCGCGAACCGGCTCGCCAGCAACTCACTGCTCGAATGCCTGGTGATTGGCCGCTCCGCCGCGCAGGCCATCGAGCAGGAAGGCTTCAGCGCCGCCGTCCACGCGCCGCTGCCGGACTGGGACGAAAGCCGCGTGTCCGACCCAGATGAAGAAGTCGTGGTCGCGCACAATTGGGACGAATTGCGCCGGCTCATGTGGAATTACGTCGGCATCGTGCGTACCGACAAGCGGCTGGCGCGCGCAAAACACCGGCTGGCTCTGCTGCGCGACGAGATCCACGAGTATTACGCAAACTTCAAGGTGAGTCGCGACCTGCTTGAATTGCGTAACCTGGTCGATGTAGCGTCGCTGATTGTCGAAAGCGCGCGCTCACGGCGCGAAAGCCGCGGCCTGCACTTTAGCCGTGACTGGCCAGCCACCTTGCCTAAGGCGCTGCCGACGGTTCTATCACCCGAGTACGTACGCAATCGGAACGTGTGA
- the nadC gene encoding carboxylating nicotinate-nucleotide diphosphorylase: MGAIDAVVQDKFDAVSPLFAEIHAQYGAAFDAALARNVADALAEDVGAGDQTGRLVPADDVRDARIIVREDAVLCGVPWFNAVMREVDPRIDVQWRYREGDLMTADTPVCELRGPVRALLTAERNALNFMQLLSGVASATRRYVDAIAHTQTRVLDTRKTLPGLRLAQKYAVRVGGGANQRLALYDGILIKENHIAAAGGAGAAMDAALALNAGVSIQIEVETLEQLEIALAHRAQSILLDNFSFDAMRDAVRITAGRAVLEVSGGVNFDTVRTIAETGVDRVSIGALTKDVRATDYSMRIV, from the coding sequence GTTGTTCGCTGAAATTCACGCGCAGTATGGCGCGGCCTTCGACGCGGCTCTGGCGCGCAACGTCGCCGACGCATTGGCCGAAGACGTCGGCGCAGGCGACCAGACTGGCCGCCTCGTTCCCGCCGATGACGTGCGCGACGCGCGCATCATCGTGCGTGAGGATGCCGTGTTGTGCGGCGTGCCCTGGTTCAATGCGGTAATGCGTGAGGTCGATCCGCGTATCGACGTGCAGTGGCGTTATCGCGAAGGCGACCTGATGACGGCCGATACGCCCGTCTGCGAACTTCGCGGACCGGTGCGCGCGCTGCTGACCGCTGAACGTAATGCGCTGAATTTCATGCAATTGCTGTCGGGCGTCGCGAGCGCAACGCGCCGGTACGTCGATGCAATCGCGCATACGCAAACGCGCGTTCTCGATACGCGCAAGACTTTGCCGGGTTTGCGGCTCGCGCAGAAATACGCGGTTCGCGTGGGCGGCGGGGCGAATCAGCGGCTCGCGTTGTACGACGGGATTCTGATCAAGGAAAACCATATCGCGGCGGCCGGCGGCGCGGGCGCGGCGATGGACGCGGCGCTGGCGTTGAATGCCGGCGTGTCTATCCAGATCGAAGTCGAGACGCTCGAGCAACTGGAGATCGCGCTGGCGCATCGCGCGCAATCCATCCTGCTGGACAATTTTTCGTTCGACGCCATGCGCGACGCGGTTCGCATCACAGCAGGGCGGGCGGTGCTGGAGGTGTCTGGCGGCGTGAATTTCGACACGGTCCGGACGATCGCGGAAACGGGGGTCGATCGCGTGTCGATTGGCGCGTTGACCAAAGACGTGCGAGCTACGGATTACTCGATGCGGATCGTTTGA